From the genome of Acidobacteriota bacterium, one region includes:
- a CDS encoding cytochrome c, with protein sequence MNKIINTAALVIFLTLLAGAWLLMTASSLRAKTSAASTFDAKCAACHSKDGSGSSPMGKSMKIPDLRSKAVQSKSDAELDSFITKGKGMMPAYASQLSREEINDLVAYIRHLGGKKK encoded by the coding sequence ATGAACAAGATCATTAACACCGCAGCGCTTGTAATCTTCTTGACACTATTGGCAGGAGCCTGGCTTCTGATGACGGCTTCCAGTTTGCGAGCGAAGACTTCAGCCGCATCCACTTTTGATGCAAAGTGCGCTGCGTGCCATTCGAAGGACGGAAGCGGGAGCAGTCCGATGGGGAAGAGCATGAAGATACCGGATCTGCGTTCGAAAGCGGTACAGTCGAAGTCAGATGCCGAGCTTGACAGCTTCATCACGAAAGGTAAGGGAATGATGCCGGCTTACGCCAGTCAACTCAGCAGGGAAGAGATTAACGACCTTGTCGCGTACATCCGCCACCTTGGCGGCAAAAAGAAATAG